The region CGCCATCTATTTCAAAGGCGACTGGGCTGTCAAATTTAAGCCGGAAGAAACGCGGGCAGCAGCTTTTGTCATCGGGCCTGAGAGGACAGTTGACGTGCCGTTTATGCATCAGCAGGGAAAATACGGCTACACGGCAACCGACGAAGTCGAGGTTCTCGAATTGCCTTATGCGGGAAATGATTTGTCCATGCTGGTTCTGCTGCCTGACGATATTGACAAATTCAGCGCGAAGTTAACGCTGCATAAAGTGGAGGAATGGCAGAAACAACTCTACACCCGCAAGGTTGATGTTTTTTTGCCCAAATTCAAGCTGGAAACCAGGTATGGTTTGGCAGAACATTTGGCGGCGCTTGGCATGCCGGCTGCATTTGACGAGAGTACGGCCGACTTTTCGGGCATGACGGGAAATAAAGAGCTCTTTATCAAGAAAGTCATACATCAGGCCATTATAGATGTCAATGAGGACGGCAGCAAGGCTGCGGCATCAACCGCCGTCGGGATGAATATCAAAACCGCGTATGAAATTCCGGCAGTTTTTAAAGCCGATCGTCCGTTTCTGTTTCTGATAATACATAAAGATTCCGGTTCAATCTTGTTTATGGGACGCGTGTCCAATCCGGCGGAAAAATAAAACATCGTCTTTGATTTTGTATGAAAGAGGGTGTACAAAATGCTAAGAAAATTACTCGAACTTAAACGATTGGTATTTATGACGTTAGCCGTGTTTATTCTTACCTGGCCGACGGTGCAAGCCGGGACTATGACCGCCAAAATCGGCGACGACGAATGGATCACAGGAACTGAGCTTTGGTATTCGCCGTCGTTTTTCGCTTCCGCCGATGAAGCTGTGCGTACGATAAAAAGCCTTGAAAACAGATATGTCGGCTGGAAAGGGTATCCCATCCGCGATGTGCAGATCGATTGGGATAGGTTGCGGGTTTACGGGGTCGAAGAAGGTACACATACATATCAGAAATGGGTTTATACCGGCGTGGGCGTGCTCGGCGGCCACAACGTCCCCGTAGTCGAACCGTACCGCTACGAGGAGACTAGTTTGGTTCCTTTTGGACAAGTAAAAGATATTTTGCTGTGGCACTACCCTAAAACATCCCGTGAGAATAAATGGGGCGTGGATATCCGGCTGTCAGGCGAGCAACAGGTTATTCTCCGCGCTAAAAGCCTTGACGATGCCAAAAATATTGCCAATGCTATCGCCACGCTTGCTGTTGCCCAGGGGAAACGTCTGCCGGTGAAGGCAGGGCTGGGCGTCTATGCCGATCCGGCGGCTGAAGGCAAGGAGCGGGCCAATTTAAAGTGGACTCAGAACACCGGCGCCGTGGTAGCGGATGTTATCGATAATAGCCCGGCAGCCGTTGCCGGAATTCAGGTCGGCGATATTATTCTGACTTTGGGCGGTACGGAAGTTACCAACGGCCTGAAACTGCGGGAATTGCTTTCTGTATTGTCGATGGGGTCTGACAAACCGGACTATCCAATGGACTTCTCGTTTGTGCGCA is a window of Selenomonadales bacterium 4137-cl DNA encoding:
- a CDS encoding PDZ domain-containing protein; the protein is MLRKLLELKRLVFMTLAVFILTWPTVQAGTMTAKIGDDEWITGTELWYSPSFFASADEAVRTIKSLENRYVGWKGYPIRDVQIDWDRLRVYGVEEGTHTYQKWVYTGVGVLGGHNVPVVEPYRYEETSLVPFGQVKDILLWHYPKTSRENKWGVDIRLSGEQQVILRAKSLDDAKNIANAIATLAVAQGKRLPVKAGLGVYADPAAEGKERANLKWTQNTGAVVADVIDNSPAAVAGIQVGDIILTLGGTEVTNGLKLRELLSVLSMGSDKPDYPMDFSFVRKGVAGSGQIKLANSNYNIDRIAKNAVPPSSAADKPGFGVSVRSVNADDAKMLNLSTVQGLLVTDVRKNSLAEKMNIQLNDVIIEVNGTTVNTTDQLKQVLTAGTVASAKVIRAGNPLILEAPISF
- a CDS encoding serpin family protein — encoded protein: MCYQRIVLTLAIILLTGIAFPALGLAGNGENTTTGQNRVVSGNNEFAFELYNQIAMVEKDKNVFLSPFSISSALAMTYAGSRGETERQMARTLHFALPQDDIPKYFSLLCAKVCDSKPKPYQFRVANALWGQADYPFSKDFLELVGKYYQGGFNTVDFAAEAEKSRQIINQWVEDNTAGEIKDLLHKRDVDSLTRLVLTNAIYFKGDWAVKFKPEETRAAAFVIGPERTVDVPFMHQQGKYGYTATDEVEVLELPYAGNDLSMLVLLPDDIDKFSAKLTLHKVEEWQKQLYTRKVDVFLPKFKLETRYGLAEHLAALGMPAAFDESTADFSGMTGNKELFIKKVIHQAIIDVNEDGSKAAASTAVGMNIKTAYEIPAVFKADRPFLFLIIHKDSGSILFMGRVSNPAEK